In the Euphorbia lathyris chromosome 5, ddEupLath1.1, whole genome shotgun sequence genome, one interval contains:
- the LOC136229317 gene encoding uncharacterized protein: protein MGVDYYKILQVERSAKDDDLKKAYRKLAMKWHPDKNPNNKKEAEAKFKQISEAYEVLSDPQKKAVYDQYGEEGLKGQFQPPPEAAGGGSNYFSTGEIPTSFRFNPRSADDIFAEFFGHSSPFGGMGGSGGGMRGTRFTSGIFGDDMFGSFGEGGGGGASMHHNAGPRKASAIENRLPCSLEELYKGTTKKMKISREIADISGKTMQVEEILTIDVKPGWKKGTKITFPEKGNEQPNVIPADLVFIIDEKPHPVYTRDGNDLVVTQKISLAEALTGYTVHLTTLDGRNLSIPITSVINPTYEEIVPREGMPIQKDTTKRGNLRIKFNIKFPTRLTSEQKAGIKKLLGG from the exons ATGGGTGTTGATTATTACAAGATATTACAAGTAGAAAGGAGTGCAAAAGATGATGATTTGAAGAAAGCTTATAGGAAACTAGCTATGAAATGGCATCCTGATAAAAACCCCAATAATAAGAAAGAGGCTGAAGCTAAGTTTAAACAAATCTCTGAAGCTTATGAG GTTCTAAGTGATCCACAGAAAAAGGCAGTGTATGATCAATATGGAGAAGAGGGGTTGAAAGGGCAGTTTCAACCTCCTCCTGAAGCAGCTGGAGGTGGAAGTAACTACTTCTCAACTGGTGAAATTCCCACATCATTCAGATTCAACCCGAGAAGTGCTGATGATATTTTCGCTGAGTTTTTTGGGCATTCGAGCCCGTTTGGAGGAATGGGAGGAAGTGGAGGAGGCATGAGAGGAACAAGGTTTACAAGTGGAATATTTGGTGATGATATGTTTGGTTCATTTGGTGAAGGAGGTGGAGGAGGAGCATCAATGCATCATAATGCTGGTCCTAGAAAAGCTTCTGCAATTGAGAATAGGCTGCCTTGTAGTCTTGAGGAGCTTTACAAGGGAACTACTAAGAAGATGAAGATTTCTAGAGAGATTGCTGATATAAGTGG GAAGACAATGCAGGTTGAAGAAATCCTAACAATTGATGTAAAGCCAGGATGGAAGAAAGGAACAAAGATaacctttccagagaaaggaaACGAACAACCAAACGTCATACCAGCTGATCTCGTCTTCATAATCGACGAAAAACCCCACCCTGTGTACACACGCGATGGAAATGACTTAGTTGTCACACAAAAGATATCTCTAGCTGAAGCTCTCACAGGTTACACTGTCCATCTCACAACCTTAGATGGAAGGAATTTATCCATTCCAATTACCAGTGTGATAAATCCGACCTACGAGGAGATTGTCCCGCGTGAAGGGATGCCGATCCAGAAAGACACAACGAAGAGGGGGAATCTGAGAATCAAGTTCAACATTAAGTTCCCAACAAGGTTAACATCAGAGCAGAAGGCAGGCATCAAAAAGCTGTTAGGTGGTTGA